A single genomic interval of Coccidioides posadasii str. Silveira chromosome 1, complete sequence harbors:
- a CDS encoding uncharacterized protein (EggNog:ENOG410PN37~COG:S~BUSCO:10765at33183) yields the protein MERTTSCYDREAMNEFIMMPVSNDMIRYLAQKASEVLQCGDDAMPPTQNRGQPITPPESPRPGATTSSQPALPSVDSFIRNLVKRSHVEVPTLMTSLVFLARLRAKLPPMSKGMRCTPHRIFLASLILAAKNLNDSSPKNKHWARYTILNSYEGFGFSLPEVNLMERQLLALLDWDTRVREEDLFDHFEPFLAPIRDRLQLQDQVEAAIQGEWQLQASMLQKSSSRSVSPRSHYRIPSRGVYDSPMSMSSYSGSYIHCHKRRQSSYGGGRSRSPPSLRDVPGLSYEASIHGSSSRSSSIAPSSRGTPASFSTYSTTDVMLDDSKHSPSALSSYVTIHSIKPKAKTQVLPGYGDVQQQHTKRAKTGGAITNGNLFTRFFSSAANSYAEKLYHVSKLLESIDASCVPIEFPRRG from the exons ATGGAGAGAACAACTTCATGTTATGATCGGGAGGCCATGAACGAATTTATTATGATGCCTGTTTCGAACGATATGATCCGGTATCTGGCTCAGAAGGCGTCTGAGGTTCTCCAGTGCGGAGATGATGCTATGCCACCCACGCAGAACCGAGGCCAGCCCATCACTCCTCCAGAGAGCCCCCGGCCTGGTGCCACCACCTCCTCCCAGCCTGCTCTTCCATCCGTCGACTCATTTATCCGCAACTTAGTCAAGCGATCCCACGTCGAGGTTCCAACGCTCATGACATCGCTGGTGTTTTTGGCCAGATTGCGTGCAAAGCTTCCTCCAATGTCTAAAGGAATGCGATGCACCCCTCACCGTATCTTCTTGGCCTCTCTCATCCTTGCCGCGAAGAATCTTAATGACTCAAGCCCTAAGAATAAGCATTGGGCGCGTTATACTATTCTAAATAGTTATGAGGGGTTTGGATTCTCCTTGCCGGAAGTCAATCTAATGGAACGTCAGTTGCTTGCCTTGCTTGACTGGGATACTCGAGTCAGAGAAGAAGACCTTTTCGACCATTTTGAGCCCTTCCTCGCCCCGATTAGAGATCGTCTTCAGTTGCAGGATCAGGTGGAAGCTGCTATCCAGGGTGAATGGCAACTTCAAGCATCGATGCTCCAGAAGTCCAGTTCTCGGAGTGTTTCACCACGTTCCCACTATCGGATTCCATCCAGGGGAGTTTACGATTCTCCTATGTCTATGTCCAGCTACTCCGGTTCTTATATCCACTGTCACAAGCGCCGCCAATCTTCGTATGGTGGTGGTCGGTCGAGGTCCCCGCCCTCCCTCAGGGATGTTCCGGGCCTCTCCTACGAGGCTAGCATCCACGGCTCATCATCCAGATCCTCTAGCATTGCTCCTAGTTCACGAGGCACTCCTGCTAGCTTTAGCACATACTCCACTACAGACGTCATGCTTGACGATTCGAAACATAGCCCTTCAGCGTTGTCTAGCTACGTTACCATTCATAGTATCAAGCCAAAAGCTAAAACACAAGTCTTGCCGGGATACGGTGACGTTCAGCAACAGCATACTAAGCGAGCGAAGACCGGGGGAGCGATTACCAATGGGAACCTTTTTACAAGATTCTTTAGCTCAGCGGCGAATTCTTATGCGGAGAAACTG TATCATGTCTCCAAACTTTTAGAATCGATAGATGCCTCATGTGTACCAATCGAGTTTCCCCGTCGAGGATAG
- a CDS encoding uncharacterized protein (EggNog:ENOG410PZIG~COG:S): protein MEDAPSNSLSINSGFAQLGKSQELQELFNQHPTLRSRLRDIHRITLEEEWIEMGRSIQSRSRGRGRDGYGQRPMNRGPWTIEKGFKRGLGRVRKWRESCEAGSGGADGAAFMRFIALVLGEDGAQPNRHQTGDFT from the coding sequence ATGGAGGATGCTCCGTCGAATTCTCTCAGCATAAATTCGGGGTTCGCGCAGCTGGGGAAATCGCAGGAGCTACAGGAATTGTTCAACCAGCATCCAACCCTACGTTCTCGTCTACGTGATATTCATAGAATCACTCTCGAGGAAGAATGGATAGAGATGGGACGTTCGATCCAAAGTCGCAGTCGCGGCCGCGGTAGAGATGGATATGGGCAAAGGCCAATGAATAGGGGCCCGTGGACTATCGAAAAAGGGTTCAAAAGAGGCCTGGGACGAGTTCGGAAATGGAGAGAAAGCTGTGAAGCTGGTTCTGGGGGCGCTGATGGAGCGGCATTTATGAGATTTATTGCTTTGGTATTAGGCGAGGATGGAGCACAGCCGAACCGCCATCAGACAGGAGACTTCACATGA
- a CDS encoding uncharacterized protein (EggNog:ENOG410PSJ2~COG:S~BUSCO:17028at33183) yields the protein MSSQISIQTRSIYRSILRELPQRPLSSPSPLQKRIRTYLANPEGQAPTDLAQARIEEAEQFTQYLRAQRQYTTLLERYNPGADMDEQERVRLTARRVGMDLPVGSKDANAGNEGKS from the coding sequence ATGTCCTCCCAAATCAGCATCCAAACACGCTCCATCTACCGCTCTATTCTCCGCGAACTCCCCCAGCGCCCGCTCTCCTCCCCTTCGCCCCTCCAAAAACGAATCCGGACATACCTAGCGAACCCAGAGGGCCAAGCACCCACAGACCTTGCACAGGCCCGTATCGAGGAAGCGGAGCAATTCACCCAATACCTAAGAGCCCAGAGGCAATATACAACTTTACTCGAACGGTATAACCCTGGTGCGGATATGGATGAGCAGGAACGCGTTCGGTTAACGGCGAGAAGAGTGGGAATGGATTTACCGGTGGGGTCTAAGGATGCGAATGCTGGTAATGAAGGAAAGTCGTGA